A region of Methanocorpusculum labreanum Z DNA encodes the following proteins:
- the purF gene encoding amidophosphoribosyltransferase: MSGIAGIVDSRGVAYPLYYALHALQHRGQEAAGISTFDGRAFFMHKGPGQLSDVFCEKVLSRLAGNVGIGQVLYTQKAHRGRTENIQPFNFNFKDHKLSITVSVALINREALRSEYEEKGHIFSSTTNAELIAAMIAHELIAGVSAEEAFVNTMQRLSGAYAGVAILDGVLYAFRDPLGTKPLCYGKTEFGYVAVSESVALDILSATFEADVRPGELLTITEDGVSHRQVLESDHKAYCVFEYVYIARPDSVIDGVLVYDARRKIGACLAKNPPKADLVSPVPDSGIAFATGYASASGIPYIEGLLKNRYVGRTFIMPTPTLRENAVRMKMNPVRRHVAGKSVILVDDSIVRGTTSLRIVDMVRDFGAEEVHMRIGSSPIVAPCYFGIDLATREELIAAGLDVESIREKIHATTLQYVSTEELVASIGIPAEDLCMGCSTGRFPLDIPGECTGCCRKITPAK, from the coding sequence ATGAGCGGTATTGCAGGCATCGTCGACTCTCGAGGTGTCGCTTACCCCCTTTATTATGCTCTGCATGCCCTGCAGCACAGAGGGCAGGAAGCAGCGGGCATATCTACTTTTGACGGGCGTGCATTCTTTATGCATAAAGGGCCCGGGCAGCTTTCCGACGTGTTTTGTGAAAAAGTACTGAGCCGACTGGCAGGTAACGTGGGTATTGGGCAGGTTTTGTACACCCAGAAAGCACACCGTGGCAGAACGGAAAATATTCAGCCGTTCAACTTTAATTTCAAAGACCACAAACTCTCCATTACCGTTTCAGTTGCTTTGATCAATCGCGAGGCACTCAGAAGTGAGTATGAGGAAAAGGGGCACATCTTTTCGTCGACAACGAATGCCGAACTGATCGCGGCAATGATCGCACACGAGCTTATTGCCGGCGTTTCGGCCGAAGAGGCGTTCGTGAATACGATGCAGAGGCTTTCCGGGGCATATGCAGGAGTCGCTATTCTCGACGGCGTTTTGTATGCGTTCCGTGACCCTCTCGGGACAAAACCGCTTTGTTACGGTAAAACCGAGTTTGGGTATGTCGCCGTCTCCGAAAGCGTTGCTTTGGATATCCTTTCGGCAACGTTCGAAGCGGACGTTCGCCCCGGCGAACTTCTCACGATAACCGAAGACGGCGTTTCCCACCGTCAGGTCCTTGAATCCGATCATAAAGCATACTGCGTATTCGAATATGTGTATATTGCACGGCCCGATTCGGTCATCGACGGTGTGCTTGTATACGATGCCAGAAGAAAGATCGGGGCGTGTCTGGCGAAAAATCCGCCTAAAGCCGATCTCGTCTCTCCCGTCCCGGATTCTGGGATTGCCTTTGCTACCGGCTATGCATCGGCATCCGGCATCCCGTATATCGAAGGGCTGCTCAAAAACCGGTACGTCGGCAGGACATTCATCATGCCTACCCCGACTCTTAGGGAAAATGCCGTACGGATGAAGATGAATCCGGTCCGCCGCCACGTTGCCGGAAAATCGGTCATTCTGGTCGATGACAGTATCGTTCGGGGAACGACGTCTCTAAGAATCGTCGACATGGTCAGGGATTTTGGTGCCGAAGAGGTCCATATGAGGATCGGATCATCACCGATCGTTGCTCCCTGCTACTTCGGAATTGATCTTGCCACTCGGGAAGAACTGATCGCTGCGGGTCTGGATGTGGAATCGATCCGGGAAAAGATCCATGCAACCACCCTTCAGTATGTATCGACTGAAGAGCTCGTGGCCTCGATCGGTATTCCGGCAGAGGATCTCTGCATGGGATGCTCCACCGGCAGATTCCCGCTCGATATTCCGGGTGAATGCACCGGCTGCTGCAGAAAGATCACTCCGGCAAAATAA
- the cofD gene encoding 2-phospho-L-lactate transferase translates to MITVFSGGTGTPKLIRGLRQILHDHEITVVVNTAEDLWMSGLYVSPDIDTVQYLFSGLLNTDSWWGIRGDSFETFHAMEKLGYTELLPLGDKDRATNIARAEFLRQGMTLTEATEKIAKGYGVSARILPMSDQNVASYVVCEDDSLMHYQEYWVGKRGNVNIKGVVRKTTDGLPLKTTPEVISAIEESDGVIIGPSNPVTSIGPILECAGVREALQNTFTAAVSPFIGNRPVSGPAAALMKAWGYESTSYGTWQVYKDVVDLFIQDVRDTAIEVPGAHRLDTMMTNEKKAESLAWDLLSYFPRK, encoded by the coding sequence ATGATTACTGTTTTCTCCGGCGGAACAGGAACACCCAAACTCATCCGGGGTCTCCGGCAGATCCTGCACGACCACGAGATAACGGTCGTCGTCAATACGGCCGAGGACCTTTGGATGTCGGGACTGTACGTTTCCCCGGACATCGATACCGTTCAGTATCTCTTTTCCGGTCTTTTGAATACCGACTCCTGGTGGGGGATTCGCGGCGACTCGTTCGAGACGTTCCATGCAATGGAAAAACTCGGATACACCGAACTCCTTCCTCTCGGGGACAAAGACCGTGCCACCAATATTGCCAGAGCAGAGTTTCTCAGACAGGGAATGACCCTCACCGAAGCGACGGAAAAAATCGCGAAAGGCTACGGCGTTTCGGCACGGATCTTACCGATGTCGGATCAGAATGTTGCATCATATGTCGTCTGCGAGGATGATTCCCTGATGCATTATCAGGAGTACTGGGTAGGGAAACGCGGAAACGTGAATATCAAAGGAGTCGTCAGAAAAACAACCGACGGTTTGCCGCTGAAAACCACTCCTGAAGTCATCTCGGCAATCGAAGAAAGCGACGGCGTTATCATCGGCCCGTCAAATCCGGTTACGAGCATCGGCCCGATCCTCGAGTGTGCCGGGGTCCGCGAAGCTTTGCAGAACACATTTACGGCGGCAGTAAGTCCGTTTATCGGAAACCGCCCGGTCAGCGGTCCTGCTGCTGCTCTGATGAAGGCCTGGGGATATGAATCCACGTCGTATGGAACCTGGCAGGTCTACAAGGATGTAGTGGATCTCTTTATTCAGGATGTCAGGGACACGGCAATCGAAGTGCCCGGAGCTCATCGTCTGGATACGATGATGACCAATGAAAAGAAGGCCGAATCCCTTGCATGGGATCTGCTGTCCTACTTCCCGAGAAAATAA
- the pyrF gene encoding orotidine-5'-phosphate decarboxylase, translating to MAELLLALDVKGAEEAIRVSRACEGELDAIKIGYPLILSTGMGIVKELAKSNIPIIADFKVADIPNTNALICEEVFAAGCSGIITHVFCGSDSLQAIVDGAHDHGGRAFAVCEMSHPGALDFLSGANAERMAKMAKEAGADGIIAPATRPERTEILRSIIGNSMKIYSPGVGAQGAQPEDIKKYVDGIIVGRAIYESADPGKAAHEFRLRAL from the coding sequence ATGGCCGAACTTCTGCTCGCACTCGATGTAAAAGGTGCCGAAGAAGCGATCCGCGTATCCCGGGCTTGCGAAGGGGAACTCGATGCGATAAAAATCGGTTATCCCCTGATTCTTTCAACCGGGATGGGGATCGTAAAAGAGCTTGCAAAATCCAATATTCCGATCATTGCAGATTTCAAAGTTGCCGACATCCCGAACACCAACGCCCTTATCTGCGAAGAGGTCTTTGCAGCAGGATGTTCGGGCATCATCACCCATGTATTCTGCGGATCGGACTCTCTTCAGGCAATCGTGGACGGAGCGCACGATCACGGGGGACGTGCCTTTGCGGTCTGCGAGATGAGTCACCCCGGAGCGCTCGATTTTCTGAGCGGGGCAAATGCCGAGCGGATGGCTAAAATGGCAAAAGAAGCAGGAGCCGACGGAATCATCGCTCCGGCGACGAGACCGGAGCGCACCGAAATTCTGCGATCCATCATCGGCAATTCAATGAAGATCTATTCGCCGGGCGTGGGCGCTCAGGGAGCACAGCCCGAAGATATCAAAAAATATGTGGACGGGATCATTGTCGGCCGTGCCATTTACGAATCGGCAGATCCGGGGAAAGCAGCGCATGAATTCCGCCTGCGTGCCCTCTGA
- a CDS encoding deoxyhypusine synthase codes for MHKHCSTPVKQFIPRGDMTVNELVCEMGKAGAYNGGSLFHAVEVYEKMLSDPDMTKFFALSGAMVPAGMGGIVSTLIEKGHIDVLTSTGANLTHDVIEAIGCHHYHGKAECDDVELRNDEVNRIYDVFLPNDAFEDLEDFIQDIYCGLPEEPITISNLLKTIGEELDTGILATAAKHDVPVYCPAFQDSVLGLQYWMFSQFHKKTILDAIGDMHVLLNQVFNVKKAGAVLVGGGVPKNFTLQSMLMTPNDFTYVIQLTGDRPDLGGLSGATLDEAKSWGKIGEGGTGVTVYGDATITLPILAAATLERMERK; via the coding sequence ATGCATAAACATTGTAGTACCCCGGTCAAGCAGTTTATCCCACGCGGCGACATGACCGTAAACGAACTGGTCTGTGAGATGGGGAAAGCAGGAGCGTACAACGGCGGAAGTCTTTTCCACGCTGTAGAAGTCTATGAAAAAATGCTTTCCGACCCCGACATGACCAAGTTTTTCGCTCTTTCGGGAGCGATGGTCCCGGCAGGGATGGGAGGGATCGTATCGACACTTATAGAAAAAGGCCACATCGATGTGCTGACCTCGACGGGAGCAAACCTCACCCATGATGTAATCGAAGCGATCGGTTGTCATCACTACCACGGCAAAGCTGAGTGCGATGACGTCGAGCTCAGAAATGACGAAGTAAATCGTATTTACGACGTCTTCCTGCCGAACGATGCATTCGAGGATCTGGAGGATTTCATTCAGGATATATACTGCGGACTTCCCGAAGAACCGATCACGATCAGCAATCTTCTGAAAACGATTGGCGAGGAGCTCGACACGGGAATTCTTGCAACGGCAGCAAAACACGATGTCCCGGTCTACTGCCCGGCGTTTCAGGACTCGGTTCTGGGCCTCCAGTACTGGATGTTCTCCCAGTTCCACAAAAAGACGATCCTCGATGCGATCGGCGATATGCATGTCCTCCTCAATCAGGTGTTCAATGTGAAAAAGGCCGGGGCAGTTCTCGTTGGAGGAGGAGTCCCGAAGAACTTCACGCTGCAGAGCATGCTGATGACGCCAAACGATTTCACGTATGTGATCCAGCTCACCGGAGACCGCCCCGACCTTGGCGGACTTTCCGGAGCGACGCTGGACGAAGCAAAGTCCTGGGGTAAGATCGGCGAAGGAGGGACCGGCGTTACCGTGTACGGCGATGCCACAATAACACTCCCCATCCTTGCAGCAGCAACGCTGGAACGTATGGAGAGAAAATAA
- a CDS encoding ammonium transporter, with protein MDLDTGATAWVLISAALVLMMVPAVGLFYGGMVRKKNVISTMMLSFVALALGIVQWIIIGYSLAFGADVAGVIGWSLDYIGLSGVPIDGVTGGIPDILFICFQMMFACLALAILTSGIVGRVKMSSYIVVGLLWLTLVYAPLAHWAWGGGWAYSLGALDFAGGTVVHISSGFAALALALVIGKRVGYGKQMFRPHNIPMTLIGGMFLIVGWFGFNAGSALAANQLAASAFLVTAAAAATGALTWMALSWKSGKPNSLGFISGAIAGLVGITPAAGYVNVGGGLLIGIITAAVCYAALSWRIKAGLDESLDAWAIHGMGGFAGAILTGVFAVSAICGVGGLLEGNVMQFGIQILDAVIAVVYAFGMTFIIGWIINKTMGLRATEDEEYIGMDLAQHGEQA; from the coding sequence ATGGATCTTGATACTGGCGCAACAGCCTGGGTTCTCATTTCAGCAGCATTAGTGTTGATGATGGTTCCCGCAGTAGGGCTGTTCTATGGCGGAATGGTAAGGAAGAAAAACGTCATCTCGACGATGATGCTGTCCTTTGTGGCTCTCGCCCTTGGAATTGTTCAGTGGATCATCATCGGCTACTCGCTTGCCTTCGGTGCTGACGTAGCTGGAGTGATCGGCTGGTCTTTGGATTACATAGGTTTGTCCGGGGTCCCGATCGATGGTGTGACTGGCGGAATACCTGACATACTGTTCATCTGTTTCCAGATGATGTTCGCGTGTCTGGCACTTGCGATCCTGACCTCCGGTATTGTAGGAAGGGTCAAAATGTCCTCCTACATAGTCGTAGGCCTTCTGTGGCTGACCTTAGTATATGCTCCTCTGGCACACTGGGCCTGGGGCGGCGGCTGGGCATACAGCCTCGGTGCTCTCGACTTTGCCGGCGGAACAGTCGTCCACATCAGTTCAGGATTTGCAGCCCTCGCTCTTGCTTTAGTCATAGGTAAGAGGGTCGGGTACGGCAAACAGATGTTCAGACCCCACAACATCCCGATGACACTCATCGGCGGAATGTTCCTGATTGTAGGCTGGTTCGGATTCAACGCAGGTTCTGCCCTTGCTGCAAACCAACTCGCTGCAAGTGCATTCCTGGTAACTGCAGCAGCTGCAGCGACCGGAGCACTCACGTGGATGGCCCTTTCCTGGAAGAGCGGAAAGCCGAACTCACTCGGTTTCATCTCGGGAGCAATCGCAGGATTAGTCGGAATCACCCCGGCAGCAGGCTACGTCAATGTTGGCGGCGGACTTCTGATTGGTATCATCACGGCAGCTGTCTGTTACGCAGCCCTGTCCTGGAGAATTAAGGCCGGGCTCGACGAGTCTCTCGATGCCTGGGCAATTCACGGTATGGGCGGTTTCGCCGGAGCAATTCTTACGGGTGTCTTTGCAGTCTCCGCAATCTGCGGGGTCGGCGGACTTCTCGAAGGAAACGTGATGCAGTTTGGAATTCAGATCCTCGATGCGGTGATCGCAGTGGTTTACGCCTTTGGCATGACCTTCATCATCGGCTGGATCATCAACAAGACCATGGGACTCCGGGCTACGGAGGATGAGGAATACATTGGTATGGACCTTGCCCAGCACGGTGAGCAGGCATAA
- a CDS encoding P-II family nitrogen regulator yields MKMITAIIRPEKVDEVLNALEQNNIPGVTITEVLGRGEQGGVCLQYRAGKMQVKTLPKTKLEIVVPDKDVDTLIKVIREHARTGKKGDGRIFVLPVEAAAWVRTDEYITG; encoded by the coding sequence ATGAAAATGATAACAGCTATCATCCGGCCTGAAAAGGTGGATGAGGTATTGAATGCACTTGAGCAGAACAACATTCCGGGTGTCACGATCACTGAAGTTCTCGGACGCGGTGAACAGGGCGGCGTCTGTCTTCAGTACAGGGCCGGTAAAATGCAGGTGAAAACCCTGCCAAAGACCAAACTCGAGATCGTCGTCCCCGACAAAGATGTGGATACGCTGATAAAAGTCATCCGTGAGCACGCACGGACCGGGAAAAAGGGAGACGGCCGGATCTTTGTTCTGCCTGTTGAGGCAGCAGCATGGGTCAGGACCGATGAGTACATCACCGGATAA
- a CDS encoding tRNA(Ile)(2)-agmatinylcytidine synthase — translation MLLGLDDTDSPDGMCTTYLGALIANELKRRGFTVTNHRLVRLNPNVIWKTRGNAGISLEISGGDSTVVFEIACEFVERFARFECEKTNPGVVVVESPPDPAFYYQALQRFCTIEETVKRLERIGALYKGYKNGRGLIGALAAVSSVLPDKTYECLAYRKNEVLGTPRIYAEEGFFTSEEQTAPHTWDTVDFIRREIVCVPHGKDPVLYGIRGDTPKWAIKATGFLETEEPAFSQIWETNQGTDAHLLPLPDGGPIEGESYRFSGVVESLPITNRGGHVQFTILSNGMEIPVFAFEPTKYFRNAVRELVVGDEITICGSFQKGVLHLEKFRPNLLATQKSRSSPRCPICGGRMTSAGKDKGYKCRECSGKVRDVPDQERTLQTKWYEVPPGSRRHLAKPAVRMKDDI, via the coding sequence ATGCTGCTGGGCCTTGACGACACAGATTCACCGGACGGGATGTGCACCACATACCTTGGGGCACTGATAGCGAACGAGCTGAAACGCCGTGGGTTTACGGTCACGAATCATCGTCTTGTTCGGCTGAATCCAAACGTTATCTGGAAAACCCGGGGCAATGCAGGGATCTCTCTCGAGATCTCGGGGGGCGATTCAACGGTTGTTTTTGAGATCGCCTGCGAATTTGTGGAACGGTTTGCGAGGTTCGAGTGCGAGAAAACAAATCCCGGCGTAGTTGTGGTCGAGTCACCACCGGATCCTGCATTCTATTATCAGGCTCTGCAGAGATTCTGCACGATCGAAGAGACGGTAAAACGGCTGGAAAGAATCGGCGCACTCTATAAAGGATACAAAAACGGGCGGGGCCTGATCGGGGCGCTTGCCGCCGTATCGTCGGTCCTGCCGGACAAGACGTATGAGTGTCTTGCATACCGAAAAAACGAGGTGCTTGGAACTCCGCGTATTTATGCAGAAGAGGGATTTTTTACCTCAGAAGAGCAAACAGCGCCGCATACCTGGGACACGGTGGATTTTATTCGAAGAGAGATCGTCTGTGTCCCCCATGGAAAAGATCCGGTTCTGTATGGAATACGGGGAGATACGCCCAAGTGGGCCATAAAAGCGACCGGATTTCTGGAGACTGAGGAGCCGGCGTTCTCGCAAATCTGGGAAACGAATCAGGGAACGGATGCACATCTTCTCCCGCTCCCCGACGGAGGGCCGATCGAGGGAGAATCCTACCGGTTTTCCGGCGTTGTCGAATCACTTCCGATAACAAATCGCGGGGGACATGTCCAGTTTACGATTCTTTCAAACGGTATGGAGATCCCGGTGTTCGCTTTTGAGCCGACCAAATACTTCCGAAACGCTGTTCGAGAACTTGTAGTCGGGGACGAGATCACCATCTGCGGAAGTTTTCAAAAAGGCGTTCTTCATCTGGAAAAGTTCAGGCCGAATCTGCTTGCAACACAGAAGAGCCGGTCATCTCCCCGCTGTCCAATCTGCGGAGGGAGGATGACCTCTGCCGGAAAAGACAAAGGATACAAATGCCGGGAATGTTCCGGAAAAGTTCGTGATGTTCCGGATCAGGAACGAACTCTGCAAACGAAATGGTATGAAGTTCCGCCCGGATCGAGAAGGCATCTGGCAAAACCTGCCGTCAGAATGAAGGACGACATCTGA
- a CDS encoding transcriptional regulator, whose translation MSNDRLLQNVVSILLMTGYNVSERCEIRPRSFDLMTSKGENLLVIKVVSQIDSVNEDIAWDLDKIARHLHAVPLIIGERARDVALERGAIYLRYGINAVSSATLYDYLAEGELPLVYASPGGLYVNIDAERLRTLREEQAMSLGDLAHALGVSRRTISKYEGGMGTTLEMAMRLEEFFNDDIVMPIDLLHYTPAEEEHVPASLASGHNPESDAQPKRPEDHLRSIGINVQELRRAPFHAFAMFENKTILTCYGSPQKTVQRAELVGNISQITGTHSLCVVSDYRKEKKIGKTLVIGEERLKNVEDGEDLLEMVTEEK comes from the coding sequence ATGTCCAATGACAGACTCCTCCAGAACGTGGTCAGTATCCTCCTGATGACAGGATACAATGTCTCGGAACGCTGCGAAATTCGCCCGAGAAGTTTCGACCTGATGACATCGAAAGGAGAGAATCTGCTGGTTATCAAAGTCGTTTCACAAATAGATAGTGTAAACGAAGATATTGCCTGGGACCTGGATAAGATCGCCAGGCACCTCCACGCGGTCCCCCTTATCATCGGGGAGCGCGCGCGTGATGTAGCTTTGGAACGCGGAGCGATCTACCTTAGATACGGGATCAATGCAGTCTCGTCTGCGACCCTGTATGATTATCTTGCAGAGGGTGAACTCCCTCTCGTGTATGCTTCACCCGGGGGTCTGTATGTCAATATCGACGCTGAAAGACTTCGGACCCTGCGTGAAGAACAGGCGATGTCCCTTGGCGATCTTGCCCATGCCCTTGGCGTTTCCAGACGGACAATCAGCAAATACGAAGGGGGGATGGGTACGACGCTCGAGATGGCGATGAGGCTTGAGGAATTTTTCAACGACGATATCGTAATGCCGATCGATCTGCTGCATTACACCCCTGCTGAAGAGGAACATGTTCCGGCATCACTTGCCTCCGGACACAATCCAGAGTCTGATGCCCAGCCGAAACGGCCTGAAGATCATCTCAGATCGATCGGCATCAATGTGCAGGAACTGAGACGGGCACCGTTCCACGCCTTTGCGATGTTTGAAAACAAAACCATCCTTACCTGCTACGGTTCCCCGCAGAAAACCGTGCAGCGTGCGGAACTTGTCGGAAATATCTCCCAGATCACCGGGACCCACTCATTGTGCGTGGTCTCCGACTACCGCAAGGAAAAGAAGATCGGCAAAACGCTGGTGATCGGCGAGGAACGTCTCAAGAACGTGGAGGATGGAGAAGATCTTCTTGAGATGGTCACTGAGGAGAAATAA
- the cbiM gene encoding cobalt transporter CbiM yields the protein MVFWIIALVFIVLAINWARKNLDESKIPILAVIAAGIFALQAFNLPTGFGVSGHLVGGALAAIILGSPFAAVFVLTIVLIIQALIFGDGGVLALGANIINMGVIAGFVGFYSYKGIKSVLPNVPVAVPAGIAAWLACVIAACCAAVEIAILGAVPISVGLPTMFIYHALIGIIEGIITAIVVTLIFSVRPELTGDTTKKAVPIKSVLVVGLVIALIIGGCAVLFASSDPDGLDSTLLVSGGVKEVFAPATGDEIVEAEDPIGWEAPMPDYALGDSIAGGIIALIIGIFAALVVILIAAKIVYASSTAGKSS from the coding sequence ATCGTATTCTGGATAATTGCTCTTGTTTTTATTGTTCTTGCAATTAACTGGGCAAGGAAAAATCTTGACGAGTCAAAGATCCCGATCCTTGCAGTCATTGCTGCAGGCATTTTTGCCCTTCAGGCGTTCAATCTTCCGACCGGATTCGGGGTTTCCGGACATCTGGTCGGCGGTGCTCTTGCCGCCATCATTCTCGGTTCTCCATTTGCAGCCGTCTTTGTTCTGACGATCGTTCTGATTATCCAGGCCCTCATCTTCGGTGACGGCGGTGTTCTGGCGCTTGGCGCAAACATCATCAACATGGGTGTTATCGCCGGTTTCGTCGGATTTTACTCATACAAAGGAATCAAATCCGTTCTCCCGAACGTCCCGGTTGCAGTCCCTGCAGGTATAGCAGCATGGCTTGCGTGTGTTATCGCAGCATGTTGTGCAGCCGTTGAGATCGCCATTCTCGGTGCCGTTCCAATCTCTGTTGGTCTTCCAACAATGTTTATCTACCACGCACTTATCGGTATCATCGAAGGTATCATAACTGCAATCGTGGTTACCCTGATATTCTCCGTGCGCCCTGAACTTACCGGAGATACAACGAAAAAGGCTGTCCCGATCAAGAGTGTTCTGGTCGTAGGTCTTGTTATAGCACTTATTATCGGAGGCTGTGCGGTTCTGTTCGCATCAAGCGACCCGGATGGACTCGACAGTACTCTGCTTGTAAGCGGAGGCGTGAAGGAAGTCTTTGCTCCGGCAACGGGCGATGAGATTGTTGAGGCTGAAGATCCGATCGGCTGGGAAGCACCTATGCCCGACTATGCGCTTGGAGATAGTATTGCCGGCGGAATCATAGCGTTGATTATAGGAATATTTGCAGCTCTTGTTGTGATCCTTATCGCGGCAAAAATCGTCTACGCTTCCTCCACTGCGGGGAAGAGTAGTTAA